In Borrelia coriaceae, the genomic stretch CATAAAGAAACAAATTTTTGAGAGAGGAATATGAGATATAAAATAAATATAATAAACTCAAAAAAGTTAGAAGAAAAAAAATTAAAGATAAAAAAATTCGAAGAAAACCAAAAAAAGAGCAAGTTATTTGTTCTAATAGATAAGAAAAATGACAAAACATTTTATCATACAAGGATTATGCTAGATTTTTATACATTCGGAATAAACGAAACTCAAAACGACAAATTTTATATCATCTTAAGAAGTTGGTATAGAGATAAAAAACAGCTTTTCCATTTATTTACTTTAAGAGATGGTGACAAGTTTTTAGGTATTTATTATGGCCATAGGAAACCTATAAAAAATATCATATCAAAATATCAAGAAAATGGAGAAGTCAAAAAATATAGTTTTTCAAAAGCTTATTATATAGAATTTAGATTTAAAAAAGGCAGTGTTTTTTGTTATATACAAGGGATTTATTATTTGACTAGAAGTGAAAAAATGAAAACAAAATATTGTCAGACATTAATTTCTTTATTAAAGAAATTAGAAGGGCAAATATATGAATTTTATGGAAGGAAATTACCGGATGGAGGCCTTATAACTAAATGGATAGAAAAAAACCAGAAATAATTACAATTGCAAGCCTTAAGGGTGGTGTTGGGAAAAGTGTATTAACAATTATTTTTAGTTATATCTTAAGAGACATGAATAAAAAGGTATTGCTAATTGATCTGGATCCACAAAATAGTTTAACCAGTTATTTTATAAGTCATATAAAAAAAATTAAAGGCGTTAACGTGTATTATATGCTTAAATCACATAAAGCCTCTAATTTAGATAAATATATTAACGAAATAAACGACAATATGTGTATCATAGCTTCTCATCCAGTTTTATATAAGTTTGAACAAGAAGATGAGAGATATAAAGAGCAGCTGTTGGAAAATTGTTTGGATAAAATTTTATCTGTTCATAATTTTGATTATGTAATAATTGATACATCTCCAGGTTTAAATTTTTTATTGTATAATGCTTTAAATGTTACAGATAAAATTGTAATTCCCGTTCAACTAGAAAGATGGTCTGTTGAAGCATTTTCTATACTAATGAATACAATAGAAGAGTTTAATGTTTTCAAAAGGAAAAAAATAGAAGTTTCTATAATAGAAAGTCAATTTATTAAGAATAGAAATACTTTAAAAGACATAGAAAAATTGTTATTCAGAAAGTATGGATTGTTAATTAAAGGAAAAATCCATAGTGCTAATAGCATTAAAGTTTTGATTAACGAACTAAATGAACCTAATGGTAAGGATATTTATTATAAAGAGGCTAAAGAGGTTTTAGAAAAAATATTATAAAAAGTTACGCTAGCGTAACTTTTTATAATATTGAAAAACAACGTAAAAGGAGCAATAATATGTCAAAAAAGGACAAGAAAGAGATAATTCTAAATGATAGGAATGTTGGATTTGGTGAAAGTTCATCAAATATCAAAAATGATGAAAAAGAATATCAAAATTATAAAGATAGGCTAAAAAAGATTACTGTAAATGAAATAAATAATAAAATTGAGATTATGGAAATTTTGTATAACATAAGAGAAAAGAAACTTTATCGCATCGATGGTTATAGAAGATTTGTAGATTTTTTGTCCCAATTTGTGATAGGAAGGAGTCAAGCATTTTTATATTTAAGGCTTTATAGACGTGTGTTAATGGGTGAATTAAATATGGATGAAATTAAACAGATTGGATTTAGGGAAGCTTATAGGAAAATTAGGGAAGTAGATGTAAAGAAAAATCGTTCAAAAGAAAACTTAATAAAACCATTAAGGTTTCAACTTAAAAATCAAAATAGTTATGATTTTTATAAGAAAAATGCAAAGCTTACGGGTTTTATTTTAGATAGACTTTTTTTGCAAAAACAAGACTTGCTTAAAGAATTTGTAAATGAATTTGAGAGCTCAAGGAAATAAGAGAATAACTATATAGTATTGATTGTCCTTTGCGAAAGTAGTTGATTTTATCGTAGGATTGGTATATATATTTATATAAATGGATTTGTATTTGTCATATAAATCCAGCAAAGTTTTCAACATGGTAGATTTTAACTCTTCATTAGGCATTCTTGAAAAAGAATATCTAATGAAGAGTTGATTTTATATTGAGTTTGATATATACATTTATATAGGATTCGTGATTCATACGTATCCTATTAAGTTTATCAACATGATAGATTTTAACTCTTCATTAGGCATTCTTGAAAAAGAATATCTAATGAAGAGTTAATTTTATTGTCTTGAATTTTGAAACGTAGTTTTACTATTTATATAGTATTTGCTTTTTTATTTTAAATAACTTGACAAAAATTTTTGTTTATTATAATATATTTTTATATTAGTAAAAACTATGCTGGAGATTAGTATGAAAAATATAAAAAATAAGATGGGTAAAGCAAATAAAAGCTTAAAAAGAGAAGAGGTTAAAGATACAGTAACAAGCAGTCAAAATATAGTAACAAATGAAAATCAAGCAAAGATAGAATATAGTATAACAAGAGGTGAAATATCCACTACTATTAATACAATAGCAGATAAAATGAATTCAAATAATATTTATGAAGTATGGAAAGCATATAAGAGTATGTATGGACTTAAAGGAATGGACTTTGCTTCAGAGAGGGAAATCTTAACACTTCTTCAGATAAACAATCTAAATCCTTTTAAAAAAGAAGCATATATAATTCCTTTTAATGGACGTTATACAGTTGTTGTAGCATATCAAACATTGCTTATACGAGCATACGAGGCTGGGTATAATAGATATACTCTTGAGTTTAAAGAAGAGCCAGTTAAAACACGTAAATTTGACTTTAAAGGTAATATAGTAGAGAGAGAAGATTTACAGTGTACAGCTTATTTCAAATCAGATGATGGTAGTCGTTACAGTTTTTCTATCTTACTTAGTGAATATTATAAGAACACACCTATATGGCGAGATAAACAAATATTCATGTTAAGGAAATGTGCAGTCAGTTGTTTATGTAGGACCTTGCCAGGAGCAGGTCTCGAGAGTATGCCATATATAAGAGAAGAATTAGGAGATGTGGACATGATTTGTGAAGAACAAAATATACAAAAAATAGAGAATACTAAAACAACCGATTCTAAATCGACAATGAAAATGCAATCCATTAGTCATGATTCTATGCTTTTTAGCAATGAAACAGTTAAGCGTGTACCTTCTAAATATTATTATTACAAGAATTTACTTCAAGCATCTAAGAGAATGCATTCAC encodes the following:
- a CDS encoding DUF226 domain-containing protein; translated protein: MRYKINIINSKKLEEKKLKIKKFEENQKKSKLFVLIDKKNDKTFYHTRIMLDFYTFGINETQNDKFYIILRSWYRDKKQLFHLFTLRDGDKFLGIYYGHRKPIKNIISKYQENGEVKKYSFSKAYYIEFRFKKGSVFCYIQGIYYLTRSEKMKTKYCQTLISLLKKLEGQIYEFYGRKLPDGGLITKWIEKNQK
- a CDS encoding ParA family protein, producing MDRKKPEIITIASLKGGVGKSVLTIIFSYILRDMNKKVLLIDLDPQNSLTSYFISHIKKIKGVNVYYMLKSHKASNLDKYINEINDNMCIIASHPVLYKFEQEDERYKEQLLENCLDKILSVHNFDYVIIDTSPGLNFLLYNALNVTDKIVIPVQLERWSVEAFSILMNTIEEFNVFKRKKIEVSIIESQFIKNRNTLKDIEKLLFRKYGLLIKGKIHSANSIKVLINELNEPNGKDIYYKEAKEVLEKIL
- a CDS encoding chromosome replication/partitioning protein translates to MSKKDKKEIILNDRNVGFGESSSNIKNDEKEYQNYKDRLKKITVNEINNKIEIMEILYNIREKKLYRIDGYRRFVDFLSQFVIGRSQAFLYLRLYRRVLMGELNMDEIKQIGFREAYRKIREVDVKKNRSKENLIKPLRFQLKNQNSYDFYKKNAKLTGFILDRLFLQKQDLLKEFVNEFESSRK
- a CDS encoding recombinase RecT, whose product is MKNIKNKMGKANKSLKREEVKDTVTSSQNIVTNENQAKIEYSITRGEISTTINTIADKMNSNNIYEVWKAYKSMYGLKGMDFASEREILTLLQINNLNPFKKEAYIIPFNGRYTVVVAYQTLLIRAYEAGYNRYTLEFKEEPVKTRKFDFKGNIVEREDLQCTAYFKSDDGSRYSFSILLSEYYKNTPIWRDKQIFMLRKCAVSCLCRTLPGAGLESMPYIREELGDVDMICEEQNIQKIENTKTTDSKSTMKMQSISHDSMLFSNETVKRVPSKYYYYKNLLQASKRMHSQLDNTPFDSLEMIDKFLHQLQEDDDSNILNYFENKPELKTVEYWTRLLNCYLKKTESDPGVVEGFSKFLVCREPKYGQSPLRLFGSIASDENFSYLCK